From one Rhodospirillaceae bacterium genomic stretch:
- a CDS encoding tyrosine-type recombinase/integrase encodes MPRVDLTAKLARDSQPGPKDAILFDKALPGFGLRIHPSGRKVWIVQARIEGRSRRIVIARFGEMQLAEARRRARDMLDRIRKGGNPAEDIRREKETPTFRAFTEEYLRRSDPHWKPSGRETVRIYLNARILPAFGGMPLDRIGPEDVAAWFDAASKGKSGAANRALEILRAMMFRAEEWGLRERDTNPCLGIAFNPRKKIARFLDTDELARLGRALDAHEARWPEAVAAIRLLALTGCRRSEVLNLRWRNIGADALNLEDSKTGPRAVPLGEAARAVIDALPRRRKPAAFLFPRHAEKRGTGSFDGCWRAVCKDAGLGRLRLHDLRHTAASQAVMAGENLPLVGKILGHRRHRTTAGYAHLADGHLVEAAERVGSIIAVAMESAQTPPTNHGVA; translated from the coding sequence ATGCCCAGGGTTGACCTTACCGCGAAGCTGGCCCGCGACAGCCAGCCCGGCCCGAAGGACGCCATCCTGTTCGACAAGGCGCTGCCCGGCTTCGGGCTGCGCATCCACCCGTCGGGCCGCAAGGTCTGGATCGTGCAGGCCCGCATCGAGGGGCGGAGCCGCCGCATCGTCATCGCCCGGTTCGGCGAGATGCAGCTTGCCGAGGCCCGCCGCCGCGCCCGCGACATGCTCGACCGCATCCGCAAGGGCGGGAACCCCGCCGAGGACATCCGGCGCGAGAAGGAGACCCCGACCTTCCGGGCGTTCACCGAGGAATATCTGCGGCGCAGCGATCCGCACTGGAAGCCTTCGGGCCGCGAGACCGTGCGCATCTATCTGAACGCCCGCATCCTGCCCGCCTTCGGCGGAATGCCGCTCGACCGCATCGGCCCCGAGGACGTGGCGGCGTGGTTCGACGCGGCGAGCAAGGGCAAGTCCGGCGCGGCCAACCGTGCACTCGAAATCCTGCGCGCGATGATGTTCCGGGCCGAGGAATGGGGCTTGCGCGAGCGCGACACCAACCCCTGTCTCGGCATCGCCTTCAACCCGAGGAAGAAGATCGCCCGCTTCCTCGATACGGACGAACTCGCCCGGCTCGGGCGCGCGCTCGACGCGCACGAAGCGCGCTGGCCCGAGGCCGTCGCCGCGATCCGGCTGCTGGCGCTCACCGGCTGCCGCCGCAGCGAAGTGCTCAATCTCCGCTGGCGGAATATCGGCGCCGATGCGTTGAACCTCGAAGACTCGAAAACCGGCCCGCGCGCGGTGCCGCTCGGCGAGGCCGCGCGCGCCGTCATCGACGCGCTGCCCCGTCGCCGGAAGCCGGCAGCGTTCCTGTTTCCGCGCCATGCGGAGAAACGCGGAACAGGGAGCTTCGATGGTTGCTGGCGCGCGGTCTGCAAGGATGCCGGGCTCGGCAGGCTCCGCCTGCATGATCTTCGGCACACCGCAGCCAGTCAGGCCGTCATGGCAGGTGAGAATCTGCCACTGGTCGGCAAAATTCTAGGCCACCGGCGGCACCGCACCACCGCCGGCTACGCCCACCTTGCCGACGGCCATCTGGTCGAGGCAGCGGAACGAGTTGGCTCGATCATCGCAGTGGCCATGGAATCCGCCCAAACACCGCCAACCAACCACGGGGTTGCCTGA